The Bernardetia litoralis DSM 6794 genome includes a window with the following:
- a CDS encoding competence/damage-inducible protein A, whose translation MIPAYIVAIGDELLYGQTLNTNAHSLSKMLTDVGFKVVKHISIADERQVILDTVEEMSKVAKIVLITGGLGPTKDDITKKTFAEYFNVGMRRDEEVLKHIENLFSSRGREMTELNQTQADVPTNCKTIPNALGTAPAMWFEKEGCIFISMPGVPFETENIMEKEVIPRLLEFFKPPFIVHKKIQTISIPESILAQKIEDWENNLPSDIHLAYLPHLGKVTLRLTCEGDDKEKIETELNAQVQKVLPLIEKYVYGFDDETIEGKVADLLKEKNLTLGIAESCTGGYTARTFTQHEGASKFFEGGIIAYSNDVKIKVLGVKLDTIVKYGAVSEQTALEMAEGVRKLLGTKIGIATTGVAGTGGGTPEKPVGTVWIAYSDENETVAKTYQLTKNRNLNIQLTTNAVLNLLRKKMIEM comes from the coding sequence ATGATTCCAGCTTATATTGTTGCTATTGGCGACGAACTTCTCTACGGACAAACACTCAACACAAATGCTCATTCTCTTTCCAAAATGCTAACTGATGTGGGCTTTAAAGTCGTAAAACATATTTCTATTGCTGATGAAAGGCAGGTAATTTTAGATACTGTTGAAGAAATGTCAAAAGTAGCAAAGATAGTTTTGATTACAGGAGGTTTAGGTCCTACAAAAGACGATATTACCAAAAAAACTTTTGCAGAATATTTTAATGTCGGAATGCGAAGAGATGAAGAGGTTTTGAAGCATATTGAAAACCTTTTTTCAAGCAGAGGGCGAGAAATGACAGAACTAAACCAAACACAAGCAGACGTTCCAACAAACTGTAAGACCATTCCTAATGCTCTTGGTACAGCTCCTGCCATGTGGTTTGAGAAAGAGGGTTGTATTTTTATCTCAATGCCAGGTGTACCTTTCGAAACCGAAAATATAATGGAAAAAGAAGTTATTCCTCGTTTATTAGAATTTTTCAAACCTCCATTTATTGTCCATAAAAAAATTCAAACAATAAGTATTCCTGAGTCTATTTTGGCACAAAAAATTGAAGACTGGGAAAATAATTTGCCTTCAGATATTCACTTAGCATATCTTCCACATTTGGGAAAAGTAACTTTACGATTGACTTGTGAAGGCGATGATAAAGAAAAAATAGAAACAGAATTAAATGCACAAGTACAGAAAGTTCTTCCTTTAATAGAAAAGTATGTTTATGGTTTTGATGATGAAACCATAGAAGGAAAAGTAGCTGATTTATTAAAAGAAAAAAATCTTACTTTAGGAATTGCTGAAAGCTGTACAGGTGGATATACAGCTCGTACATTTACACAGCATGAAGGTGCATCCAAATTTTTTGAAGGTGGTATAATTGCCTATTCAAATGATGTGAAAATAAAAGTTTTGGGTGTAAAATTAGATACAATCGTAAAATATGGAGCAGTCAGCGAACAAACAGCCTTAGAAATGGCTGAAGGGGTTAGAAAATTACTTGGAACAAAAATTGGAATTGCGACAACAGGAGTAGCAGGAACTGGGGGAGGAACACCCGAAAAACCAGTTGGAACTGTTTGGATTGCCTACTCTGATGAAAATGAAACTGTTGCCAAAACCTATCAATTGACCAAAAATAGAAATCTAAATATTCAACTTACTACAAATGCAGTCTTGAATTTGCTTAGAAAAAAAATGATTGAAATGTAA
- a CDS encoding site-2 protease family protein produces the protein MQNENKNENLPYPSQPNYDNSSDISNPFLYKEVIYKKEKPKYWLHILLFVITFLATTCAGAEWIFGEKSFVTLLFDVDGFVGIGSGGLGLDAFVAGLSYSIPFLGILTVHEFGHYFAAKYHNIRASLPFYIPMWLGFLGMPSTIGTMGAFIKIKSPFTSQKSLFDVGVAGPLAGFVIALVVLFYGFLNLPAPEYVIEVAHPSWQKYGLDYANFVYKAIPEGANMELGTNLLFEFFKNFVAPNPELVPNNREIFHYPFLLAGYLALFFTALNLMPIGQLDGGHVLYAMFGEKWHKKISMGMFTLFLTYAGLGLISPQDPIEDIALYSLFYLFFLFVIFLKNTKKPITAVVFALGIYAFQFIVVSFFPEAHGYYGWLAFGFLLGRVLGLSHPPTQNQITPLTKGRMILGVITFIIFILCFSPQPFVIS, from the coding sequence ATGCAAAACGAAAACAAAAACGAAAATTTACCTTATCCTTCTCAACCTAATTACGACAACTCAAGCGATATTTCAAACCCATTTTTATACAAAGAAGTTATCTATAAGAAGGAAAAACCTAAGTATTGGTTACATATCTTATTATTTGTGATTACTTTTTTGGCTACAACTTGTGCTGGTGCAGAATGGATTTTTGGAGAGAAAAGCTTTGTTACTCTTCTTTTTGATGTTGATGGTTTTGTAGGAATTGGAAGTGGTGGACTTGGTTTGGATGCCTTTGTGGCTGGTCTTTCTTATTCGATTCCATTCTTGGGAATCCTAACTGTTCACGAGTTTGGTCATTATTTTGCTGCAAAATATCACAATATTCGTGCTTCTTTGCCTTTTTATATTCCGATGTGGTTGGGTTTTCTTGGAATGCCTTCTACTATCGGAACTATGGGCGCATTTATCAAAATAAAATCTCCTTTTACTTCTCAAAAATCGCTTTTTGATGTGGGGGTTGCAGGCCCTTTGGCTGGTTTTGTGATTGCTTTGGTTGTTCTTTTTTATGGCTTTTTGAATCTTCCTGCGCCTGAATATGTAATTGAAGTAGCACATCCATCTTGGCAAAAATATGGTTTGGATTATGCAAATTTTGTCTATAAAGCCATTCCAGAAGGCGCAAATATGGAACTTGGAACAAATCTTTTATTTGAGTTTTTTAAAAATTTTGTTGCTCCAAACCCTGAACTTGTTCCTAATAATAGAGAAATTTTTCATTATCCTTTTTTACTTGCAGGTTATTTGGCTTTATTTTTTACGGCTCTAAATCTTATGCCGATTGGTCAGCTTGATGGTGGACACGTTTTGTATGCCATGTTTGGCGAAAAATGGCACAAGAAAATATCAATGGGAATGTTTACGCTTTTCTTGACGTATGCAGGTTTGGGACTTATTTCGCCTCAAGACCCAATCGAAGATATTGCACTTTATAGTCTTTTTTATCTCTTTTTCTTGTTTGTAATTTTTCTGAAAAACACCAAAAAGCCTATTACTGCTGTTGTTTTTGCCTTAGGAATTTATGCCTTTCAATTTATTGTTGTTAGTTTTTTTCCAGAAGCACATGGGTATTATGGTTGGTTGGCTTTTGGCTTTCTTTTGGGACGAGTTTTGGGGCTTTCACACCCACCAACACAGAATCAGATTACACCACTTACAAAAGGAAGAATGATTTTGGGAGTAATTACTTTTATCATTTTTATACTTTGTTTTTCTCCTCAACCTTTTGTGATTTCTTAG
- a CDS encoding DsbA family protein has protein sequence MKLIYIYDALCGWCYGFAPAMRDFYQNHKNDFETIDVISGGMMRGERSGAIGEVAPYIKTAFKDVENRTGVKFGEKFLKEILEEGSTIFTSIPPSIALSIFKKEALENPQLAGEKNEKILHFAEDLQSLIYFDGIKPKDYSKYGDLAIKYGLDKTDFVEKMNNSDYEKLANQDFQLSQDFGVNGFPTVIIQKGEEFYLFARGFVDLTELERRFEAMKISV, from the coding sequence ATGAAATTAATCTATATTTATGATGCCCTTTGTGGCTGGTGTTATGGTTTTGCACCTGCAATGCGTGATTTTTATCAAAATCACAAGAACGACTTCGAAACCATTGATGTTATTTCTGGTGGAATGATGCGTGGCGAACGTAGTGGAGCAATTGGAGAAGTTGCGCCTTACATCAAAACAGCTTTTAAAGACGTAGAAAATCGAACAGGTGTAAAATTTGGTGAGAAATTTTTGAAAGAAATTTTGGAAGAAGGAAGCACGATTTTTACTTCTATTCCTCCATCGATTGCTTTATCTATCTTCAAAAAAGAAGCCCTAGAAAATCCACAATTAGCAGGAGAAAAGAATGAAAAAATTCTTCATTTTGCCGAAGACTTACAAAGCCTTATTTATTTTGATGGTATCAAACCAAAAGATTATTCAAAATATGGCGATTTAGCAATAAAGTACGGTTTGGATAAAACGGATTTTGTAGAAAAAATGAATAATTCAGATTATGAAAAATTAGCAAATCAAGATTTTCAATTATCTCAAGATTTTGGTGTAAATGGTTTTCCTACTGTTATCATACAAAAAGGAGAGGAATTTTATTTATTTGCTAGAGGTTTTGTAGATTTGACAGAATTAGAAAGGCGTTTTGAAGCGATGAAAATTTCTGTTTAA
- a CDS encoding sterol desaturase family protein → MIWNYEHIKNSFDKISQSDPLTYFAPFFILLILLELGIDLAQKKEWYNKKDAWASIVMGFGSIFLSLLAKVFYIGIYMWIYDNFRLFTLDNVWWVWILLIFADDFSFYWHHRLSHQIRILWAAHSNHHSAQSYNLAVALRQSWTEMFYKYIFWLWLPILGFHPVMMFVMMSISLIYQFFLHTEAIGRLGFLEYFMNTPSHHRVHHATNVKYLDKNHAGVFIIWDRFFGTFIKEDEEKPIYGLVQNLETYNPIRIASYEYEKIWEDIKKPISWKHRISYLIKPPGWSHDGSRKTTKDLVNEMKNK, encoded by the coding sequence ATGATTTGGAATTACGAACACATAAAAAATTCTTTTGATAAAATAAGTCAAAGCGACCCACTTACGTACTTTGCACCTTTTTTTATATTGCTTATTCTTCTTGAACTGGGAATTGATTTAGCTCAAAAAAAAGAATGGTATAATAAAAAAGATGCGTGGGCTTCAATTGTAATGGGATTTGGTTCTATATTTTTGAGCCTTTTGGCTAAGGTTTTTTATATCGGAATTTATATGTGGATTTATGATAATTTCCGTCTTTTTACGCTTGATAATGTATGGTGGGTTTGGATTTTACTTATTTTTGCTGATGATTTTTCTTTTTATTGGCATCACAGATTAAGTCATCAAATTCGTATTTTGTGGGCAGCTCATTCAAACCATCATTCGGCACAGAGTTATAATTTAGCTGTTGCACTGCGCCAAAGTTGGACAGAAATGTTCTATAAATATATCTTTTGGCTTTGGTTGCCCATTTTGGGTTTTCATCCTGTGATGATGTTTGTGATGATGTCTATTAGCCTTATTTATCAATTTTTCTTACACACAGAAGCTATTGGAAGGCTCGGGTTTTTGGAATATTTTATGAATACTCCTTCTCATCACAGAGTTCATCATGCTACTAATGTCAAGTATTTAGATAAAAATCATGCAGGAGTTTTTATTATTTGGGACAGATTTTTCGGAACATTTATAAAAGAAGATGAAGAAAAACCAATTTATGGACTTGTTCAGAATTTAGAAACTTATAATCCAATTCGAATAGCTTCTTATGAATATGAAAAAATTTGGGAAGATATTAAAAAACCAATTTCATGGAAACATAGAATAAGCTACCTAATAAAACCACCTGGTTGGAGTCATGATGGAAGCCGAAAAACGACAAAGGATTTGGTAAATGAAATGAAAAATAAGTAG
- a CDS encoding BamA/TamA family outer membrane protein has translation MNTHLKFSISFTLFIFFVFFLNIEKITAQIEVTLMYQNYFEEKLPTINIPKKIQSISELNILTTNLLQNLHNEGYWNAKLIPFHGIKNSDSLNQNKPNPRNKIKLTIDLGKQVFWTKLNTNSIPILIQKNIISDFERKDFLKEFSKQNSNYPVKTQDIKKLQQAILKYAENNGYPMARTTLDSAEIIETQTRLYFSANLTYQSGSLIQFDSLIIDGNAKIKKDFLMNYLHIQKGKIYQENNVKNAVQLLKTMPYLKLKGKPKVEFRYDRAYLRLPLKKVKSSQFDGVIGFLPKSEAGVSSQNESGSGLLLTGQVKLNLVNPFGAGKTIAFEWQRIRPASQTLYVNYQHPNFLKTNLEIGGNFNFIKEDSTFSIVERRANIAYPSAKFGKIGFFTSLLTTTRTGIIENTDTANIPTADSRFWHYGISHSYNTLDDIYFPRKGFQISTEISTGNKTFTDSLSRTLISDTQTESDFSSPQLKFNTDANFYIKVSKLSSLRLRTQIQFIESKNLFLNELLRVGGLQNLRGFDPNSFFVSRYGLLGAEWRFYFEENSYLMAFAEQAAIRAHTLRNEIYLDLPTSAGAGISFATKTGVFYFIYAMGKSKTQAISVVNSKIHFGLISHF, from the coding sequence ATGAATACTCATTTAAAGTTTTCTATTAGCTTTACTTTATTTATTTTCTTTGTGTTTTTTTTAAATATAGAAAAAATAACTGCACAAATTGAGGTTACACTAATGTATCAAAATTATTTTGAAGAAAAACTTCCTACTATTAATATTCCAAAAAAAATACAATCAATTTCAGAGTTAAATATTTTAACTACAAATTTACTTCAAAATTTGCATAATGAAGGTTATTGGAATGCAAAATTGATTCCTTTTCATGGTATTAAAAATAGTGATAGTTTAAATCAAAATAAACCCAACCCAAGAAATAAAATTAAACTTACCATTGATTTAGGAAAACAAGTTTTTTGGACGAAATTAAACACAAATTCAATTCCTATTTTGATACAAAAAAATATCATTTCTGATTTTGAGCGAAAAGATTTTTTAAAAGAATTTTCAAAACAGAACTCAAATTATCCTGTAAAGACTCAAGATATAAAAAAATTGCAACAAGCTATTCTAAAATATGCCGAAAATAATGGCTATCCAATGGCAAGAACAACTTTAGATAGTGCAGAAATTATAGAAACTCAAACAAGACTTTATTTTTCAGCAAATCTAACTTATCAAAGTGGCTCATTGATTCAATTTGATTCTTTGATTATTGATGGAAATGCCAAAATAAAAAAAGATTTTTTGATGAATTATTTACATATTCAAAAAGGAAAAATCTATCAAGAAAATAATGTAAAAAATGCAGTTCAGCTTCTAAAGACAATGCCTTATCTAAAATTAAAAGGCAAACCAAAAGTAGAATTTCGGTATGATAGAGCTTATTTAAGACTTCCATTAAAAAAAGTAAAAAGTAGCCAATTTGATGGTGTAATAGGTTTTTTGCCAAAAAGTGAAGCTGGAGTTTCTTCTCAAAATGAAAGTGGTTCTGGTTTGTTATTGACAGGACAAGTTAAATTAAATCTTGTAAATCCATTTGGAGCAGGAAAAACAATCGCTTTTGAGTGGCAAAGAATCCGACCAGCCTCTCAAACTTTGTATGTAAATTATCAACATCCAAATTTCTTAAAAACAAACCTTGAAATAGGAGGGAATTTTAATTTTATAAAAGAAGATTCTACCTTTAGTATTGTTGAAAGGCGTGCAAATATAGCTTATCCAAGTGCAAAATTTGGCAAAATTGGTTTTTTCACATCTCTTCTGACTACCACCCGAACTGGGATTATTGAAAATACAGATACAGCCAACATTCCAACAGCAGACAGTCGTTTTTGGCATTATGGAATTTCACATTCTTACAATACCTTAGATGATATTTATTTTCCAAGAAAAGGGTTTCAAATAAGTACAGAAATATCAACAGGAAATAAAACTTTTACAGATTCGCTTAGTAGAACATTAATTTCAGATACACAGACAGAAAGTGATTTTAGCAGCCCTCAATTAAAATTTAATACGGATGCAAATTTTTATATTAAGGTAAGTAAATTATCTTCTCTTCGTCTTCGCACACAGATTCAATTTATAGAAAGTAAAAATTTATTTTTGAATGAACTTTTAAGAGTGGGAGGTTTGCAGAATCTTCGTGGTTTTGACCCAAATAGTTTTTTTGTTTCTCGTTATGGGCTTTTGGGGGCAGAATGGCGTTTTTATTTTGAAGAAAATTCTTATTTGATGGCTTTTGCCGAACAAGCTGCTATTCGGGCGCATACTCTCAGAAATGAAATATATTTGGATTTGCCTACTTCAGCAGGTGCAGGAATTAGTTTTGCCACAAAAACAGGTGTTTTTTATTTTATTTATGCAATGGGAAAATCAAAAACACAAGCAATTTCTGTTGTTAATTCAAAAATTCACTTTGGTTTGATAAGTCATTTTTGA
- a CDS encoding NADP-dependent malic enzyme: MIKIRKDEALRYHSEGKPGKIEVIPTTATKTQRDLALAYSPGVAEPCKEIAQDVENVYKYTAKGNLVAVISDGTAVLGLGNLGAEASKPVMEGKGVLFKIFAGIDVFDLELNTKNVEEFIAVVKALEPTFGGINLEDIKAPECFEIEQRLKEELNIPIMHDDQHGTAIITGAALLNSLELVNKDISQVKIVVSGAGASATSCMKIFVDLGVKRSNIVVCDSKGVIRTDRENLSKSKLVFATDTDAHTLADALKGADVFMGLSMANVMSAEMLLSMAKDAIVFALANPDPEINYELAMKTRQDIIMATGRSDYNNQVNNVLGFPFIFRGALDVRATEINEHMKLAAVKALAQLAKEPVPDIVKIAYNQQTISFSKDYIIPKALDPRLLTTVAPAVARAAMESGVAKNPITDWEKYEHELIERMGHDQSIIRRLINMAKQAPQRVVFAEADNAKVLMAAQIVKDDGIAEPILLGDKRKIERLIEENSLELEDVTIIDPRSEESNELIEKYANTFFEKRKRRGYNHYEAQKAMRERNYFGAMMLEEGDADALISGLSRKYSDTIRPALEVIGTYKNHKKVAGIYLMITRKGPIFFADTTMIPNPTAEDLVGIAAMTSNKVKEFGLEPRVAFLSYSNFGSSDDEEPRKVRKAVEMMKAQYPDIIADGEIQANIAFNKDILKENYPFSDLAKGEPNILIFPNLASANIAYKLIQEISDAEAIGPILTGMKKSVHILQLGSSVREIVNMVTIAVVDAQIKRKYAVQDAKEKFM; the protein is encoded by the coding sequence ATGATTAAGATAAGAAAAGATGAAGCCTTGCGCTATCACTCAGAAGGCAAACCTGGAAAAATAGAAGTCATTCCAACAACTGCCACCAAGACGCAGCGAGATTTAGCTTTAGCCTATTCTCCAGGGGTTGCAGAGCCTTGTAAAGAAATCGCTCAAGATGTTGAAAATGTTTATAAATATACAGCAAAAGGAAATTTGGTAGCTGTTATTTCAGATGGAACAGCCGTTTTAGGACTAGGAAATTTAGGAGCTGAGGCATCAAAACCTGTCATGGAAGGAAAGGGTGTTTTATTCAAAATTTTTGCAGGAATTGATGTTTTTGATTTAGAATTAAATACAAAAAATGTAGAAGAGTTTATTGCTGTTGTCAAGGCATTAGAACCTACTTTTGGTGGAATAAATTTGGAAGATATAAAAGCTCCAGAGTGTTTTGAAATCGAACAGCGTTTGAAAGAAGAACTCAATATTCCAATTATGCATGATGACCAACATGGAACAGCAATTATCACAGGTGCAGCCCTTTTAAACTCTCTTGAGCTTGTAAATAAGGATATTAGCCAAGTCAAAATTGTGGTTTCGGGCGCAGGCGCTTCGGCTACTTCATGCATGAAAATCTTTGTAGATTTGGGAGTAAAACGTAGTAATATTGTTGTTTGTGATAGCAAAGGTGTTATTCGCACAGATAGAGAAAATTTGAGTAAAAGTAAGCTCGTTTTTGCAACTGACACAGATGCACATACTTTGGCTGATGCTTTGAAAGGTGCAGATGTTTTTATGGGACTCTCAATGGCAAATGTAATGAGTGCAGAAATGCTTTTATCAATGGCAAAAGATGCGATTGTTTTTGCGCTTGCTAATCCAGACCCAGAAATTAATTATGAACTTGCCATGAAAACTCGCCAAGATATTATTATGGCAACAGGGCGTTCGGATTACAACAATCAAGTAAATAATGTTCTTGGTTTTCCTTTTATTTTTAGAGGTGCTTTAGATGTTCGGGCAACGGAAATCAATGAACACATGAAACTTGCTGCTGTAAAAGCATTGGCACAATTGGCAAAAGAACCTGTTCCTGATATTGTAAAAATTGCTTATAATCAACAAACTATTTCGTTTAGTAAGGATTATATTATTCCAAAAGCCTTAGACCCACGCCTTTTGACAACAGTTGCGCCTGCTGTAGCTCGTGCAGCAATGGAAAGTGGAGTAGCCAAAAACCCAATTACAGATTGGGAAAAGTATGAACACGAATTGATAGAAAGAATGGGACATGACCAAAGTATTATTCGTCGTTTGATAAATATGGCAAAACAAGCTCCTCAACGTGTTGTTTTTGCAGAAGCTGATAATGCCAAAGTTTTGATGGCTGCACAGATTGTAAAAGATGATGGAATTGCAGAACCTATTTTACTTGGAGATAAACGAAAAATTGAAAGACTAATAGAAGAAAATAGTTTAGAGCTAGAAGACGTAACTATTATTGACCCAAGAAGTGAAGAATCCAATGAGTTAATAGAAAAATACGCAAATACATTTTTTGAAAAACGTAAACGCAGAGGTTATAATCATTATGAAGCTCAAAAAGCAATGCGTGAGCGTAATTATTTTGGTGCAATGATGCTTGAAGAAGGTGATGCAGATGCGCTTATTTCGGGTCTTTCTAGAAAATATTCAGATACAATTCGTCCTGCTTTGGAAGTTATTGGAACGTATAAAAATCATAAAAAAGTAGCAGGTATTTATCTGATGATTACTCGTAAAGGACCTATCTTTTTTGCTGACACCACGATGATTCCAAACCCAACAGCCGAAGATTTGGTAGGAATTGCAGCCATGACTTCAAATAAAGTAAAAGAATTTGGCTTAGAACCACGAGTAGCATTTTTGTCATATTCTAATTTTGGTTCATCAGATGATGAAGAGCCAAGAAAAGTAAGAAAAGCAGTTGAAATGATGAAAGCACAATATCCTGATATTATTGCTGATGGAGAAATTCAAGCAAATATTGCTTTTAATAAGGATATTTTGAAAGAAAATTATCCTTTTTCAGACCTTGCTAAAGGCGAGCCTAATATTTTGATTTTTCCAAATCTTGCCTCTGCAAATATTGCTTACAAACTCATTCAAGAAATTAGTGATGCTGAAGCAATTGGTCCTATTCTTACAGGAATGAAAAAATCGGTTCATATTTTACAGCTGGGAAGCTCAGTTCGTGAAATTGTCAATATGGTAACGATTGCCGTTGTAGATGCACAAATTAAACGCAAATATGCTGTGCAAGATGCAAAAGAGAAGTTTATGTAA